A genome region from Triplophysa rosa linkage group LG24, Trosa_1v2, whole genome shotgun sequence includes the following:
- the shank3b gene encoding SH3 and multiple ankyrin repeat domains protein 3 isoform X4, which yields MPISPPADGKHEGLDRPRQQHAPTNGNYGDDSIRASPGTKSTSEPMEDLHGNAVVIRIGIPDLQQTANLKKFMECVQQRSVEKVCRFLEKGLDPNFHDTDSGESPLTLVAQLDSCGDLIKVLRSGGAHLDFRTRDGLTALHKAVQTHNHVALTTLLDLGTSPDYKDSRGLTPLYHSAMVGGDPYCCELLLYDHAQLGYSDENGWQEIHQACRHGNVQHLEHLLFYGAEMSAQNASGNTALHLCALYNQEGCARVLLFRGANKEIKNYNNQTAFQVAIIAGNFDLAEIIKIHKTSDVVPFRETPSYSSRRRAVCISPRRSLMRSASDNALDESLPAPSPAPSLRSLPPLEPDDNVPTQRSPQAAHTHTRSLRRHTRGHLSPGSPVQREPSPPAVSRGPKRRLYSAVPGRTFIAVSSHTPQGEGEITLNRGERVKVLSIGEGGFWEGSVKGRTGWFPAHCVEEVQMRQYDPRLETREDRTKRLFRHYTVGSYDNYTSYSDYVIEEKSATLQKRDSEGFGFVLRGAKAETPIEEFTPTPAFPALQYLESVDLEGVAWRAGLRTGDFLIEVNGVSVVKVGHRQVVSLIRQGGSRLVMKVVSVTRKPDTGDVVRKKAPPPPKRDPSTSLTLRSKSMTAELEELASRRRRGEKLDEMLSSPKEPVVVMRPRPPDGDCRAATVKPRPTSRRITQAEISSLLERQGLPGVSLGVDRSHMQLPRGMSRTKSFGVPEDERISALIGEHRFPRSSSMTDSFRQDSIPPPPQTAPPPPPTPYFLDSGPPPSFLPPPPPSRAANQSRSSFRPGVEPKLHGPVTTDRQRKTRSMIILQDTAHLPVEPAPIARPQTPTSGAVPPERGRRRGPAVENPYANVGRLSAVYTPTKPQRRKSPLVKQGQVEESAQTSRDPSPLGGLRIPHSSRAEQFQQQVLSERARITPPGARRRPSVFLSVEGGATEPQTTPLLSQSHSVDELAELPPPAPMLSPGPPPGGTTFIHPLTGRPLDPSSPLALALAARERALSGRTTPTPTPSPTPSPTQGRAVERPETEGGATPPAPLEAPPSNSWRDEPVSITESTSQVTSGSPGSGRSLEESLAAPSVQGVQTTLMDTEHSQPAVPPPMPSPAPTLSNLTTRSLTMSSEEDAEPYTVTLPPALLSSSDEETREELRKIGLVPPPQPFSNGLLIKETPKATLSISPTGSRPSIAKTSSGKASDSTADSGVEDPHMETTSTVSTVSSMSTLSSESTDSAHASKPRCGVGRGRPAHLRDPLLKQSSDSELLPHPPSTGPTRPRYLFQRRSKLWGEEPRTQVGGADESRPAAMGAELLSKDTHSLGEEPPMGAPLDPGRRSPVGGARCEENGGESKSLFSSLGELHTISQRSYGTTFTIRPGSRYPVTRRTPSPGATPERSEPLGPVRTFGPHHHHHTILKSSSLSLPQEPKEVRFVMRSASARARSRSPSPSPCASPCPSPVLGGPLLALRPFRQRPLALWSKYDVGEWLESVGLGEHRARFLEHEIEGAHLPALTKDDLAELGVTRVGHRMNIERALKQLLDS from the exons ATGCCTATCAGTCCACCTGCCGACGGCAAACATGAGGGTCTCGACCGGCCGCGGCAACAACACGCCCCTACCAACGGTAACTACGGAGATGACAGCATTCGGGCCTCTCCTGGGACTAAATCTACCTCCGAACCTATGGAGGATCTCCACGGAAACGCAGTTGTCATCCGCATCGGAATCCCTGATCTGCAGCAAACG GCCAATTTAAAGAAATTTATGGAGTGTGTTCAACAGAGGAGCGTAGAAAAGGTCTGCAGGTTTTTGGAGAAAGGGCTGGACCCCAACTTTCACGATACTGACAGCGGAG AATCTCCTCTGACTCTCGTGGCCCAGCTGGACTCATGTGGCGATCTGATCAAGGTGTTGAGGAGCGGAGGGGCTCACCTGGACTTCAGAACCAGAGATGGCCTGACTGCGCTGCACAAAGCGGTCCAAACGCACAACCATGTAGCACTGACT ACATTGTTGGATCTGGGGACCTCTCCAGACTATAAAGACAGTCGTGGGCTTACCCCCCTCTATCACAGCGCCATGGTCGGGGGAGATCCGTACTGCTGTGAGCTGCTGCTGTACGATCACGCCCAGCTGGGCTACAGTGATGAGAACGGCTGGCAAGAGATTCATCAA GCTTGTCGTCATGGAAACGTGCAGCACCTTGAGCACCTGTTATTCTATGGAGCGGAGATGAGCGCTCAGAATGCCTCAGGAAACACAGCGCTTCACCTGTGTGCCCTCTACAACCAG GAAGGCTGTGCTAGAGTTCTCCTATTTCGAGGAGCAAATAAAGAAATCAAGAACTACAACAACCAAACAGCATTTCAG GTTGCCATCATCGCAGGGAACTTCGACCTGGCAGAAATCATCAAGATCCATAAAACCTCAGATGTTG TGCCTTTCAGGGAGACCCCCTCGTACTCGTCTCGGCGTCGTGCGGTCTGCATATCCCCACGTCGCTCTCTGATGCGATCGGCCAGCGATAACGCTCTGGATGAGAGTCTGCCCGCCCCGTCTCCGGCCCCCTCGCTTCGCAGTCTGCCTCCACTAGAGCCTGATGACAACGTGCCCACCCAGCGCAGCCCCCAagctgctcacacacacacgcggagCCTCAGGAGACACACACGCGGGCATCTGAG CCCTGGCAGTCCTGTACAAAGAGAGCCGAGTCCTCCTGCTGTGTCTCGAGGTCCAAAGCGACGACTCTACAGCGCAGTGCCCGGCCGCACCTTCATCGCCGTCAGCTCCCACACCCCACAGGGCGAGGGTGAGATCACGCTGAACCGCGGAGAGAGGGTCAAAG TGCTAAGCATAGGTGAGGGAGGATTCTGGGAAGGTTCAGTTAAAGGACGGACCGGCTGGTTTCCTGCTCACTGTGTAGAGGAGGTCCAGATGAGACAGTATGACCCACGACTTG AGACGAGAGAAGATCGCACCAAGAGACTTTTTAGGCACTACACTGTTGGCTCCTATGACAATTATACCTCCTACAG CGATTATGTTATAGAAGAAAAAAGTGCAACACTGCAGAAAAGAGACAGCGAAGGATTTGGCTTCGTGCTTCGGGGAGCTAAAG CCGAGACGCCCATAGAGGAGTTCACGCCAACGCCTGCCTTTCCTGCCCTGCAATATCTGGAATCAGTGGACCTCGAGGGGGTGGCATGGAGGGCAGGATTAAGGACGGGGGATTTCCTCATAGAG GTGAATGGGGTGAGTGTTGTAAAGGTGGGCCACAGGCAGGTGGTATCTCTGATTCGGCAGGGTGGGAGTCGCCTCGTAATGAAGGTGGTGTCCGTCACACGCAAACCTGATACGGGGGATGTGGTCCGCAAGAAAG CCCCCCCACCTCCTAAAAGGGACCCAAGCACCAGCCTGACCCTACGCTCCAAAAGCATGACCGCAGAACTGGAGGAGCTGG CGTCGAGGAGAAGGAGGGGAG AGAAGTTGGATGAGATGTTGAGTTCGCCAAAAGAACCTGTTGTAGTGATGAGGCCACGCCCCCCAGATGGAGACTGCAGAGCGGCCACTGTGAAACCGAGACCGACGAGTCGACGCATCACACAGGCTGAGATCAGT TCCTTGTTAGAGAGACAGGGTTTGCCAGGAGTGTCCTTGGGTGTGGACAGAAGTCACATGCAGCTTCCTCGAGGGATGTCCAGAACCAAGTCATTTG GTGTTCCTGAAGATGAAAGAATTTCTGCCCTGATTGGAGAGCATCGCTTCCCCCGAAGCTCCTCAATGACAGACAGCTTTAGACAAGACAGTATTCCACCGCCTCCGCAGACAGCTCCTCCACCACCTCCGACTCCCTACTTCCTTGATTCAGGGCCACCTCCTTCGTTTCTTCCACCTCCGCCCCCCTCTCGCGCTGCCAACCAGAGCCGATCTAGCTTTCGCCCGGGGGTGGAGCCTAAGCTCCACGGCCCAGTCACGACTGATCGCCAACGAAAAACCCGCTCCATGATCATTCTTCAGGACACCGCCCACTTGCCAGTGGAGCCTGCCCCTATAGCAAGACCGCAAACGCCTACCTCTGGAGCTGTTCCTCCTGAACGTGGCCGTAGGCGCGGGCCAGCTGTCGAGAACCCATATGCTAACGTAGGTCGCCTTAGTGCCGTCTACACTCCAACCAAGCCTCAACGTAGGAAGAGCCCTCTAGTCAAGCAAGGACAAGTTGAGGAAAGTGCTCAGACAAGCAGAGACCCCTCTCCTTTGGGAGGGTTACGGATACCCCACAGCAGCAGGGCAGAGCAGTTCCAACAGCAGGTTCTCTCAGAGCGAGCCAGGATCACACCCCCTGGGGCTCGACGCAGGCCTAGCGTTTTCCTGTCTGTGGAAGGGGGCGCAACAGAACCACAGACAACCCCGTTACTGTCTCAGTCTCACTCAGTGGACGAATTGGCTGAGTTGCCTCCACCCGCACCTATGCTCTCCCCTGGCCCACCACCAGGGGGAACCACTTTTATACATCCTCTAACAGGTCGACCACTGGATCCCTCCTCACCATTAGCGCTTGCACTGGCCGCACGAGAACGGGCTCTTAGTGGCCGGACTACACCCACTCCTACACCGTCACCCACACCTTCTCCCACTCAAGGCAGAGCAGTGGAGAGGCCAGAGACAGAGGGAGGAGCAACACCTCCTGCTCCTCTTGAGGCTCCTCCTTCAAATTCATGGCGAGATGAACCTGTCAGTATCACAGAGTCGACTAGCCAAGTGACTAGCGGTAGCCCGGGGTCTGGACGAAGCCTAGAAGAGTCATTAGCGGCACCGAGCGTTCAAGGCGTCCAAACTACATTAATGGATACAGAGCATAGCCAACCAGCAGTCCCACCCCCCATGCCCTCCCCTGCCCCCACCCTCTCGAATCTAACCACACGAAGTCTGACTATGAGCTCGGAGGAGGATGCAGAGCCCTACACAGTGACTCTGCCCCCTGCTCTGCTCTCTTCAAGCGACGAGGAAACAAGAGAGGAGCTTCGAAAGATAGGCCTCGTGCCACCCCCTCAACCCTTCTCGAATGGCCTTCTAATTAAAGAAACACCCAAAGCCACCCTAAGCATTTCACCTACTGGATCACGACCATCTATTGCCAAGACTTCCTCTGGTAAAGCAAGTGATTCAACAGCGGACTCTGGGGTTGAAGACCCTCATATGGAGACCACCAGTACTGTTTCCACAGTCTCCAGCATGTCCACCTTGTCTTCAGAGAGCACAGATTCCGCTCATGCAAGCAAACCACGTTGTGGGGTGGGGCGTGGTCGCCCCGCCCATCTCAGGGACCCACTGCTTAAACAGTCATCAGACAGCGAGCTGCTTCCACACCCACCCAGCACAGGCCCCACCCGTCCACGCTACCTATTCCAAAGACGCTCCAAACTCTGGGGGGAGGAGCCCCGGACCCAGGTGGGTGGGGCTGATGAAAGTCGGCCTGCTGCTATGGGGGCAGAGTTACTAAGTAAAGACACTCATTCACTGGGGGAGGAGCCACCAATGGGAGCACCTCTTGACCCTGGCAGGAGGTCACCTGTGGGAGGAGCCAG ATGTGAGGAGAATGGAGGAGAGAGTAAATC ACTATTTAGCAGTTTAGGTGAGCTTCACACCATTTCCCAGAGGAGTTACGGCACCACCTTCACCATCCGGCCTGGTAGCCGATACCCTGTGACCCGTAGGACTCCCAGCCCTGGAGCCACCCCTGAACGGAGTGAACCGCTGGGCCCCGTACGTACTTTCGGTCCCCATCACCACCATCACACCATCCTCAAGTCCTCTAGCCTGAGTTTACCCCAGGAGCCCAAGGAGGTGCGTTTCGTCATGAGGAGCGCCAGCGCCCGAGCCCGCAGCCGATCTCCATCACCTTCCCCATGCGCTTCCCCTTGCCCCTCACCGGTTCTTGGAGGCCCACTTCTTGCCCTGCGACCATTCAGACAGCGCCCCCTAGCACTTTGGAGTAAGTATGACGTGGGAGAATGGCTAGAGAGTGTAGGACTAGGGGAACACCGCGCCCGGTTTTTGGAGCATGAGATTGAAGGCGCGCACCTGCCTGCCCTCACCAAGGACGATCTGGCAGAGTTAGGAGTGACTCGAGTGGGACACAGAATGAACATTGAACGTGCGCTAAAGCAGCTGCTAGATAGTTGA
- the shank3b gene encoding SH3 and multiple ankyrin repeat domains protein 3 isoform X3 has product MPISPPADGKHEGLDRPRQQHAPTNGNYGDDSIRASPGTKSTSEPMEDLHGNAVVIRIGIPDLQQTKCLRLDLEAPVWVCKQRVLVTLTQSLTDVLNYGLYLPAFNGRAGKFLDEERLLSEYPLPTVTPVPYLEFRYKRRVYTQSYVDDKQLAKLHTKANLKKFMECVQQRSVEKVCRFLEKGLDPNFHDTDSGESPLTLVAQLDSCGDLIKVLRSGGAHLDFRTRDGLTALHKAVQTHNHVALTTLLDLGTSPDYKDSRGLTPLYHSAMVGGDPYCCELLLYDHAQLGYSDENGWQEIHQACRHGNVQHLEHLLFYGAEMSAQNASGNTALHLCALYNQEGCARVLLFRGANKEIKNYNNQTAFQVAIIAGNFDLAEIIKIHKTSDVVPFRETPSYSSRRRAVCISPRRSLMRSASDNALDESLPAPSPAPSLRSLPPLEPDDNVPTQRSPQAAHTHTRSLRRHTRGHLSPGSPVQREPSPPAVSRGPKRRLYSAVPGRTFIAVSSHTPQGEGEITLNRGERVKVLSIGEGGFWEGSVKGRTGWFPAHCVEEVQMRQYDPRLETREDRTKRLFRHYTVGSYDNYTSYSDYVIEEKSATLQKRDSEGFGFVLRGAKAETPIEEFTPTPAFPALQYLESVDLEGVAWRAGLRTGDFLIEVNGVSVVKVGHRQVVSLIRQGGSRLVMKVVSVTRKPDTGDVVRKKAPPPPKRDPSTSLTLRSKSMTAELEELASRRRRGEKLDEMLSSPKEPVVVMRPRPPDGDCRAATVKPRPTSRRITQAEISSLLERQGLPGVSLGVDRSHMQLPRGMSRTKSFGVPEDERISALIGEHRFPRSSSMTDSFRQDSIPPPPQTAPPPPPTPYFLDSGPPPSFLPPPPPSRAANQSRSSFRPGVEPKLHGPVTTDRQRKTRSMIILQDTAHLPVEPAPIARPQTPTSGAVPPERGRRRGPAVENPYANVGRLSAVYTPTKPQRRKSPLVKQGQVEESAQTSRDPSPLGGLRIPHSSRAEQFQQQVLSERARITPPGARRRPSVFLSVEGGATEPQTTPLLSQSHSVDELAELPPPAPMLSPGPPPGGTTFIHPLTGRPLDPSSPLALALAARERALSGRTTPTPTPSPTPSPTQGRAVERPETEGGATPPAPLEAPPSNSWRDEPVSITESTSQVTSGSPGSGRSLEESLAAPSVQGVQTTLMDTEHSQPAVPPPMPSPAPTLSNLTTRSLTMSSEEDAEPYTVTLPPALLSSSDEETREELRKIGLVPPPQPFSNGLLIKETPKATLSISPTGSRPSIAKTSSGKASDSTADSGVEDPHMETTSTVSTVSSMSTLSSESTDSAHASKPRCGVGRGRPAHLRDPLLKQSSDSELLPHPPSTGPTRPRYLFQRRSKLWGEEPRTQVGGADESRPAAMGAELLSKDTHSLGEEPPMGAPLDPGRRSPVGGARLFSSLGELHTISQRSYGTTFTIRPGSRYPVTRRTPSPGATPERSEPLGPVRTFGPHHHHHTILKSSSLSLPQEPKEVRFVMRSASARARSRSPSPSPCASPCPSPVLGGPLLALRPFRQRPLALWSKYDVGEWLESVGLGEHRARFLEHEIEGAHLPALTKDDLAELGVTRVGHRMNIERALKQLLDS; this is encoded by the exons ATGCCTATCAGTCCACCTGCCGACGGCAAACATGAGGGTCTCGACCGGCCGCGGCAACAACACGCCCCTACCAACGGTAACTACGGAGATGACAGCATTCGGGCCTCTCCTGGGACTAAATCTACCTCCGAACCTATGGAGGATCTCCACGGAAACGCAGTTGTCATCCGCATCGGAATCCCTGATCTGCAGCAAACG AAATGCCTGCGATTGGATCTTGAAGCTCCAGTTTGGGTTTGTAAGCAGCGAGTTCTGGTCACTTTGACACAAAGCCTGACCGATGTGCTTAACTATGGCCTCTACCTCCCTGCCTTTAACGGGCGCGCCGGAAAGTTCCTCGATGAGGAGAGATTGCTCAGCGAGTACCCTCTCCCTACGGTCACACCCGTCCCATACCTAGAA TTCCGGTATAAGAGGCGTGTTTACACTCAGAGCTATGTAGATGACAAGCAACTGGCTAAATTACATACCAAG GCCAATTTAAAGAAATTTATGGAGTGTGTTCAACAGAGGAGCGTAGAAAAGGTCTGCAGGTTTTTGGAGAAAGGGCTGGACCCCAACTTTCACGATACTGACAGCGGAG AATCTCCTCTGACTCTCGTGGCCCAGCTGGACTCATGTGGCGATCTGATCAAGGTGTTGAGGAGCGGAGGGGCTCACCTGGACTTCAGAACCAGAGATGGCCTGACTGCGCTGCACAAAGCGGTCCAAACGCACAACCATGTAGCACTGACT ACATTGTTGGATCTGGGGACCTCTCCAGACTATAAAGACAGTCGTGGGCTTACCCCCCTCTATCACAGCGCCATGGTCGGGGGAGATCCGTACTGCTGTGAGCTGCTGCTGTACGATCACGCCCAGCTGGGCTACAGTGATGAGAACGGCTGGCAAGAGATTCATCAA GCTTGTCGTCATGGAAACGTGCAGCACCTTGAGCACCTGTTATTCTATGGAGCGGAGATGAGCGCTCAGAATGCCTCAGGAAACACAGCGCTTCACCTGTGTGCCCTCTACAACCAG GAAGGCTGTGCTAGAGTTCTCCTATTTCGAGGAGCAAATAAAGAAATCAAGAACTACAACAACCAAACAGCATTTCAG GTTGCCATCATCGCAGGGAACTTCGACCTGGCAGAAATCATCAAGATCCATAAAACCTCAGATGTTG TGCCTTTCAGGGAGACCCCCTCGTACTCGTCTCGGCGTCGTGCGGTCTGCATATCCCCACGTCGCTCTCTGATGCGATCGGCCAGCGATAACGCTCTGGATGAGAGTCTGCCCGCCCCGTCTCCGGCCCCCTCGCTTCGCAGTCTGCCTCCACTAGAGCCTGATGACAACGTGCCCACCCAGCGCAGCCCCCAagctgctcacacacacacgcggagCCTCAGGAGACACACACGCGGGCATCTGAG CCCTGGCAGTCCTGTACAAAGAGAGCCGAGTCCTCCTGCTGTGTCTCGAGGTCCAAAGCGACGACTCTACAGCGCAGTGCCCGGCCGCACCTTCATCGCCGTCAGCTCCCACACCCCACAGGGCGAGGGTGAGATCACGCTGAACCGCGGAGAGAGGGTCAAAG TGCTAAGCATAGGTGAGGGAGGATTCTGGGAAGGTTCAGTTAAAGGACGGACCGGCTGGTTTCCTGCTCACTGTGTAGAGGAGGTCCAGATGAGACAGTATGACCCACGACTTG AGACGAGAGAAGATCGCACCAAGAGACTTTTTAGGCACTACACTGTTGGCTCCTATGACAATTATACCTCCTACAG CGATTATGTTATAGAAGAAAAAAGTGCAACACTGCAGAAAAGAGACAGCGAAGGATTTGGCTTCGTGCTTCGGGGAGCTAAAG CCGAGACGCCCATAGAGGAGTTCACGCCAACGCCTGCCTTTCCTGCCCTGCAATATCTGGAATCAGTGGACCTCGAGGGGGTGGCATGGAGGGCAGGATTAAGGACGGGGGATTTCCTCATAGAG GTGAATGGGGTGAGTGTTGTAAAGGTGGGCCACAGGCAGGTGGTATCTCTGATTCGGCAGGGTGGGAGTCGCCTCGTAATGAAGGTGGTGTCCGTCACACGCAAACCTGATACGGGGGATGTGGTCCGCAAGAAAG CCCCCCCACCTCCTAAAAGGGACCCAAGCACCAGCCTGACCCTACGCTCCAAAAGCATGACCGCAGAACTGGAGGAGCTGG CGTCGAGGAGAAGGAGGGGAG AGAAGTTGGATGAGATGTTGAGTTCGCCAAAAGAACCTGTTGTAGTGATGAGGCCACGCCCCCCAGATGGAGACTGCAGAGCGGCCACTGTGAAACCGAGACCGACGAGTCGACGCATCACACAGGCTGAGATCAGT TCCTTGTTAGAGAGACAGGGTTTGCCAGGAGTGTCCTTGGGTGTGGACAGAAGTCACATGCAGCTTCCTCGAGGGATGTCCAGAACCAAGTCATTTG GTGTTCCTGAAGATGAAAGAATTTCTGCCCTGATTGGAGAGCATCGCTTCCCCCGAAGCTCCTCAATGACAGACAGCTTTAGACAAGACAGTATTCCACCGCCTCCGCAGACAGCTCCTCCACCACCTCCGACTCCCTACTTCCTTGATTCAGGGCCACCTCCTTCGTTTCTTCCACCTCCGCCCCCCTCTCGCGCTGCCAACCAGAGCCGATCTAGCTTTCGCCCGGGGGTGGAGCCTAAGCTCCACGGCCCAGTCACGACTGATCGCCAACGAAAAACCCGCTCCATGATCATTCTTCAGGACACCGCCCACTTGCCAGTGGAGCCTGCCCCTATAGCAAGACCGCAAACGCCTACCTCTGGAGCTGTTCCTCCTGAACGTGGCCGTAGGCGCGGGCCAGCTGTCGAGAACCCATATGCTAACGTAGGTCGCCTTAGTGCCGTCTACACTCCAACCAAGCCTCAACGTAGGAAGAGCCCTCTAGTCAAGCAAGGACAAGTTGAGGAAAGTGCTCAGACAAGCAGAGACCCCTCTCCTTTGGGAGGGTTACGGATACCCCACAGCAGCAGGGCAGAGCAGTTCCAACAGCAGGTTCTCTCAGAGCGAGCCAGGATCACACCCCCTGGGGCTCGACGCAGGCCTAGCGTTTTCCTGTCTGTGGAAGGGGGCGCAACAGAACCACAGACAACCCCGTTACTGTCTCAGTCTCACTCAGTGGACGAATTGGCTGAGTTGCCTCCACCCGCACCTATGCTCTCCCCTGGCCCACCACCAGGGGGAACCACTTTTATACATCCTCTAACAGGTCGACCACTGGATCCCTCCTCACCATTAGCGCTTGCACTGGCCGCACGAGAACGGGCTCTTAGTGGCCGGACTACACCCACTCCTACACCGTCACCCACACCTTCTCCCACTCAAGGCAGAGCAGTGGAGAGGCCAGAGACAGAGGGAGGAGCAACACCTCCTGCTCCTCTTGAGGCTCCTCCTTCAAATTCATGGCGAGATGAACCTGTCAGTATCACAGAGTCGACTAGCCAAGTGACTAGCGGTAGCCCGGGGTCTGGACGAAGCCTAGAAGAGTCATTAGCGGCACCGAGCGTTCAAGGCGTCCAAACTACATTAATGGATACAGAGCATAGCCAACCAGCAGTCCCACCCCCCATGCCCTCCCCTGCCCCCACCCTCTCGAATCTAACCACACGAAGTCTGACTATGAGCTCGGAGGAGGATGCAGAGCCCTACACAGTGACTCTGCCCCCTGCTCTGCTCTCTTCAAGCGACGAGGAAACAAGAGAGGAGCTTCGAAAGATAGGCCTCGTGCCACCCCCTCAACCCTTCTCGAATGGCCTTCTAATTAAAGAAACACCCAAAGCCACCCTAAGCATTTCACCTACTGGATCACGACCATCTATTGCCAAGACTTCCTCTGGTAAAGCAAGTGATTCAACAGCGGACTCTGGGGTTGAAGACCCTCATATGGAGACCACCAGTACTGTTTCCACAGTCTCCAGCATGTCCACCTTGTCTTCAGAGAGCACAGATTCCGCTCATGCAAGCAAACCACGTTGTGGGGTGGGGCGTGGTCGCCCCGCCCATCTCAGGGACCCACTGCTTAAACAGTCATCAGACAGCGAGCTGCTTCCACACCCACCCAGCACAGGCCCCACCCGTCCACGCTACCTATTCCAAAGACGCTCCAAACTCTGGGGGGAGGAGCCCCGGACCCAGGTGGGTGGGGCTGATGAAAGTCGGCCTGCTGCTATGGGGGCAGAGTTACTAAGTAAAGACACTCATTCACTGGGGGAGGAGCCACCAATGGGAGCACCTCTTGACCCTGGCAGGAGGTCACCTGTGGGAGGAGCCAG ACTATTTAGCAGTTTAGGTGAGCTTCACACCATTTCCCAGAGGAGTTACGGCACCACCTTCACCATCCGGCCTGGTAGCCGATACCCTGTGACCCGTAGGACTCCCAGCCCTGGAGCCACCCCTGAACGGAGTGAACCGCTGGGCCCCGTACGTACTTTCGGTCCCCATCACCACCATCACACCATCCTCAAGTCCTCTAGCCTGAGTTTACCCCAGGAGCCCAAGGAGGTGCGTTTCGTCATGAGGAGCGCCAGCGCCCGAGCCCGCAGCCGATCTCCATCACCTTCCCCATGCGCTTCCCCTTGCCCCTCACCGGTTCTTGGAGGCCCACTTCTTGCCCTGCGACCATTCAGACAGCGCCCCCTAGCACTTTGGAGTAAGTATGACGTGGGAGAATGGCTAGAGAGTGTAGGACTAGGGGAACACCGCGCCCGGTTTTTGGAGCATGAGATTGAAGGCGCGCACCTGCCTGCCCTCACCAAGGACGATCTGGCAGAGTTAGGAGTGACTCGAGTGGGACACAGAATGAACATTGAACGTGCGCTAAAGCAGCTGCTAGATAGTTGA